Proteins from a single region of Novosphingobium sp. CECT 9465:
- a CDS encoding MFS transporter: MQDVQDQPRRPGHGQKLTRAELSVACLMAAVQFFGMTDSMVMIPLGPVLSQSMAMDSSDVGYLTGTFVAAACIAGLASSVLLDRLDRRRVLLAGLGGLSLMTALTGLASGFHTLIVARFMAGLFAGPTMATTYAILADHIAASRRGRAMGIVATAFGVASVLGVPVGLQLALVFGWSMMFVVLGAVGAAIALGIAWRLGKQPVAPPTTAMTATGALAEFAVVFRRPAVAVGLCALALHIASNMLLIPNMASFMAFNLGYPVGSLGVLWMAGGVAGLLGGNIGGRLADRFGTVPVLTCNAALLSLVIAMLWFAYRPGWPLMPVFAAFVMLNLSASAMVNARVSTIPPADQRGRFASLQVATQHASTAVCSVLASLVLASGPGGVVFNMGWLAVAAILSALAVPVLLIVLNLLDRPTTACCPCVHAPAKIMEIKSDA, encoded by the coding sequence ATGCAAGATGTACAAGACCAGCCGAGAAGGCCGGGACACGGCCAGAAGTTGACACGGGCAGAGCTGTCCGTGGCCTGCCTGATGGCTGCGGTACAATTCTTCGGCATGACCGATTCCATGGTGATGATCCCGCTTGGCCCGGTGTTGTCGCAATCGATGGCGATGGATTCCTCGGATGTCGGTTATCTGACTGGCACTTTCGTCGCGGCGGCCTGCATTGCGGGGTTGGCCAGCTCTGTTCTGCTCGACCGGCTCGATCGGCGGCGGGTGTTGCTGGCCGGGCTGGGCGGTCTTTCGCTGATGACGGCACTGACCGGGCTGGCCAGCGGGTTCCATACGCTGATCGTGGCGCGTTTCATGGCAGGCCTGTTTGCCGGACCGACCATGGCGACGACTTACGCGATCCTGGCCGACCATATCGCCGCATCGCGCCGGGGCAGGGCCATGGGCATCGTGGCAACCGCATTCGGGGTGGCATCGGTGCTGGGCGTACCCGTGGGGTTGCAGCTGGCGCTGGTATTCGGCTGGTCGATGATGTTCGTGGTGCTGGGCGCGGTGGGGGCCGCAATCGCTTTGGGCATAGCCTGGAGACTGGGCAAGCAACCGGTGGCGCCGCCAACGACCGCCATGACCGCCACCGGCGCCTTGGCGGAATTTGCCGTGGTATTCAGGCGGCCCGCCGTGGCGGTCGGGCTGTGCGCGCTGGCCCTGCACATCGCCAGCAACATGCTGCTGATCCCCAACATGGCCAGTTTCATGGCCTTCAACCTTGGTTATCCGGTTGGCAGTCTGGGTGTGCTGTGGATGGCGGGCGGCGTTGCCGGGCTGCTGGGCGGAAACATCGGGGGGCGTCTGGCTGACCGTTTCGGCACGGTCCCGGTGCTGACATGCAATGCTGCACTGCTTTCACTGGTCATCGCAATGCTGTGGTTTGCGTATCGCCCCGGCTGGCCGCTGATGCCAGTGTTCGCCGCGTTCGTGATGCTCAACCTGTCTGCTTCGGCGATGGTCAATGCGCGTGTTTCGACCATTCCTCCAGCCGACCAGCGCGGCCGGTTCGCTTCGCTTCAGGTTGCCACCCAACATGCCTCAACCGCAGTCTGTTCCGTGCTTGCGTCGCTCGTTCTGGCGAGCGGTCCCGGCGGTGTCGTGTTCAACATGGGCTGGCTGGCGGTTGCTGCCATCCTGTCCGCTCTCGCCGTGCCGGTTCTGTTGATCGTGCTCAATCTGCTCGACCGGCCGACAACAGCCTGCTGCCCCTGTGTTCATGCCCCCGCCAAGATCATGGAGATCAAATCCGATGCCTGA
- a CDS encoding MFS transporter — translation MPDTPINAREPWWSIKLAPAVSWREIGVFLVVVVIANCLSHFQQLMLPYIMNAQLEIPAAEQGKLSGALATAQQLAVLLFVGFAGGLADRIGRRRILLIAFTGFALCMFAFPLAASVLALFVIRFVFGIFQTGHTTGGATRMVADYPAEASRGKFISLMLVVQAMAVALFVGIIGARVPGWLASSGYDAKESGQIAYVLAGVIMLAAVLFGKLFLSKDRSIDRTEAAKPEDGKQGTLRNFAEVWKYAKVNPRFGFVMLIGMVIRTDSSIVGAFLALWVVNAAKAQGVDAASATATAGLLLSILSVASFVTPPLFGLLADRVNRIVLLLIGVALTGTAFTSALLVQDVMGWGIFVTVSLIGLAEGAQTIAAQSVFGQEVPPHMRGSAMGIFAAMGTASVLLVTIVGGFMFDTVSYAAPFALTGGLHFICLFFALVLVFRKGRAMFAPTPSAA, via the coding sequence ATGCCTGACACCCCAATCAACGCTCGTGAGCCGTGGTGGTCGATCAAGCTGGCACCTGCTGTCAGTTGGCGGGAGATCGGTGTCTTTCTGGTCGTGGTGGTGATTGCGAACTGCCTGTCACACTTCCAGCAACTGATGCTGCCTTATATCATGAATGCACAGCTTGAAATTCCGGCTGCGGAACAGGGCAAGTTGTCGGGCGCGCTCGCCACCGCGCAGCAACTGGCCGTTCTGCTGTTCGTCGGCTTTGCCGGGGGCCTTGCCGACAGGATCGGACGCCGCCGCATCCTGCTGATTGCCTTCACAGGTTTTGCGCTGTGCATGTTTGCGTTTCCGCTGGCGGCGTCGGTGCTTGCGCTGTTCGTCATCCGGTTCGTGTTCGGCATTTTCCAGACCGGCCATACCACCGGCGGCGCCACGCGCATGGTTGCAGACTACCCGGCCGAAGCATCGCGCGGAAAATTCATTTCGCTGATGCTGGTGGTGCAGGCCATGGCCGTTGCCCTGTTCGTCGGCATCATTGGCGCTCGCGTACCGGGATGGCTGGCCTCAAGTGGATATGATGCAAAGGAATCCGGCCAGATCGCCTATGTTCTGGCAGGCGTCATCATGCTGGCGGCGGTCCTGTTCGGCAAGCTGTTCCTCAGCAAGGACCGCTCGATCGATCGCACCGAAGCCGCAAAGCCGGAGGACGGCAAGCAGGGCACTTTGCGCAACTTTGCCGAAGTGTGGAAATACGCCAAGGTCAATCCGCGCTTCGGCTTTGTCATGCTGATCGGCATGGTGATCCGCACCGATTCATCGATTGTCGGCGCTTTCCTCGCACTGTGGGTGGTGAACGCGGCCAAGGCGCAAGGCGTCGATGCGGCATCCGCCACCGCCACCGCCGGGTTGCTGCTGTCGATCCTCAGCGTGGCATCGTTCGTCACGCCGCCGTTGTTCGGGCTGCTGGCAGACAGGGTCAACCGCATCGTGCTGCTGCTGATCGGCGTGGCGCTGACCGGCACGGCCTTCACATCGGCGTTGCTGGTGCAGGATGTCATGGGCTGGGGCATCTTCGTTACCGTATCGCTGATCGGGCTGGCCGAAGGGGCGCAGACAATTGCCGCTCAATCGGTGTTCGGTCAGGAAGTGCCGCCGCACATGCGCGGATCGGCAATGGGCATCTTTGCCGCGATGGGCACGGCCAGCGTCCTGCTGGTGACGATTGTCGGCGGTTTCATGTTCGATACCGTCAGCTATGCCGCGCCGTTCGCACTGACCGGCGGCCTCCATTTCATCTGCCTTTTCTTTGCGTTGGTGCTCGTGTTCCGCAAGGGGCGCGCCATGTTTGCCCCAACGCCCTCCGCCGCTTGA
- a CDS encoding aldehyde dehydrogenase, with protein sequence MKISDYRRHVGSIIDGQAVAPMPGGYDIEVVNPATEEVAGLLHEADAAEVGAAIVAARRAFDEGPWPRMSADARKAILYAVRDKILAHSDELAFLEIMNTGLPIASIRWQITRAAANFEMFADVAGLAAGQTFTQNASYLTYVTREPKGVAALIAPWNAPLALASMRVATCIAFGNTCVLKPSEFTPHSLFRFVELIHEAGMPAGVVNLVNGRGHVTGAALTESALIDMVGFTGGTETGRAIMAAAGRNLKPCLLELGGKSASIVFESADFEQALDGTLAGIFANNGQQCLAGSRILVQRSIADRFIEAFVARAKSIRIGDPYDERMEMGPLAYRGHMERVLGYARIAEAEGSRVLAGGRRAAGHDKGFYVEPTVVLAQDNGARVCREEIFGPFASIIVFDTIDDAIRIANDSEFGLVSYAWTSDLATTMRCSREIRAGTVWVNTPMMRELRAPFGGYKASGIGRDGAESSLAFFTELKTTSIPVAPIAIPRLGAN encoded by the coding sequence ATGAAAATCAGCGATTACCGCCGCCACGTTGGCAGCATCATCGATGGGCAGGCCGTTGCCCCGATGCCCGGAGGCTATGATATCGAGGTAGTGAATCCGGCAACGGAAGAAGTCGCCGGACTGCTGCATGAAGCCGATGCTGCAGAAGTGGGTGCAGCAATCGTTGCAGCACGCCGTGCTTTCGATGAAGGTCCGTGGCCCCGGATGAGCGCCGATGCCCGCAAGGCCATCCTTTATGCGGTGCGGGACAAGATTCTGGCGCACAGCGATGAACTGGCGTTCCTTGAAATCATGAATACCGGCCTGCCGATCGCATCGATCCGCTGGCAGATCACGCGCGCTGCGGCCAATTTTGAAATGTTCGCCGATGTGGCGGGGTTGGCTGCCGGGCAGACGTTTACCCAGAACGCCAGCTATCTGACTTATGTGACGCGCGAACCCAAAGGCGTGGCTGCGCTGATTGCACCATGGAATGCGCCGCTGGCACTGGCTTCAATGCGGGTGGCCACCTGCATCGCCTTTGGCAACACTTGCGTACTCAAGCCTTCCGAATTCACGCCGCACAGCCTCTTCCGCTTTGTCGAACTGATCCATGAAGCCGGCATGCCTGCCGGTGTCGTCAACCTCGTCAACGGCCGGGGCCATGTGACGGGCGCCGCGCTGACCGAAAGCGCACTGATCGATATGGTCGGCTTTACCGGCGGCACGGAAACCGGCCGTGCGATCATGGCCGCTGCCGGGCGCAACCTGAAACCCTGTCTGCTTGAACTTGGCGGGAAATCGGCCAGCATCGTGTTCGAAAGCGCCGATTTCGAACAGGCGCTGGACGGAACGCTGGCCGGAATCTTTGCCAACAACGGGCAGCAGTGCCTGGCCGGTTCGCGCATTCTGGTGCAGCGGTCCATCGCCGACCGCTTTATCGAAGCGTTCGTGGCGAGGGCCAAAAGCATCCGCATCGGCGATCCTTATGACGAACGGATGGAGATGGGACCGCTGGCCTATCGCGGCCACATGGAGCGTGTACTGGGCTATGCCAGGATCGCCGAGGCCGAAGGCAGCCGCGTGCTGGCCGGTGGCAGGCGGGCGGCAGGCCATGACAAGGGCTTTTATGTCGAGCCGACGGTCGTGCTGGCGCAGGACAATGGCGCACGGGTTTGCCGCGAGGAGATTTTTGGCCCGTTCGCCTCGATCATCGTGTTCGACACCATCGACGATGCCATCCGCATCGCCAACGATTCCGAATTCGGCCTCGTATCCTATGCCTGGACCAGTGATCTTGCCACGACGATGCGGTGCAGCCGCGAAATCCGGGCCGGAACCGTGTGGGTCAACACACCGATGATGCGCGAACTGCGCGCACCGTTCGGGGGATACAAGGCATCGGGAATCGGCCGCGATGGCGCCGAAAGCAGCCTGGCATTTTTCACCGAATTGAAGACCACCAGCATCCCGGTGGCGCCGATTGCCATTCCGCGCCTTGGCGCCAACTGA
- a CDS encoding tannase/feruloyl esterase family alpha/beta hydrolase: MKRAFLTISATGLALASSGFYAAQAAQDTIAGGPAVAAGQGAGTMAPEACTALAGGRFHDLEGAPTHIVSATYKPAKGDVGAYCDVQGYVNPTVNFGLYLPMSNWSGRYLVRGCGGSCGSVAVALACTRHVRDGYACLHTDMGHRSTLSDNNWVDNNLQGLVDFGYRATHVTTVAGRAILRAFYAGQEKYSYFFACSTGGRQGMVEAQRFPQDFDGIVAIAPASMGPFGPRRDPSQVDPAIFNFDAAGNAILPNRKALLVHRAVVAQCDMNDGVKDELIGDPRKCGFDPASLQCKSGNGPDCLSAEQVDVVRKINKGRGAQYGSEFNWINNYLQPARLAGEQTVPEKLQGRGDPIVVDTLNSPANPDLRPFRDRGGKLIMVHGWDDQSVPPLPSIDYYETMTRTMGGPAPTGAFARLFMVPGMDHCSGGAGAYAINYMAALTEWVENGKAPDKLVGYHPKPETSLDFFSVDLPRLKPSDFAFSRPHFAYPATARYSGKGDPTKAENFVAVKQGAK, translated from the coding sequence ATGAAGCGCGCATTCCTTACGATCTCAGCAACGGGCCTGGCACTGGCCAGCAGTGGCTTCTATGCCGCGCAAGCCGCGCAGGATACCATCGCCGGTGGGCCGGCAGTCGCCGCAGGCCAGGGCGCCGGCACCATGGCGCCAGAGGCCTGCACTGCACTGGCCGGAGGGCGTTTTCACGATCTTGAAGGCGCGCCAACGCATATCGTCTCGGCAACTTACAAACCTGCCAAGGGGGATGTCGGCGCCTATTGCGATGTCCAGGGTTATGTGAATCCCACCGTCAATTTCGGCCTGTACCTGCCGATGTCGAACTGGAGCGGGCGCTATCTTGTGCGCGGCTGCGGCGGCAGTTGCGGCAGCGTGGCCGTGGCGCTGGCGTGCACCCGGCATGTCCGCGATGGCTATGCCTGCCTGCACACCGACATGGGCCACCGTTCGACCCTTTCGGACAACAACTGGGTCGACAACAACCTGCAGGGGCTGGTCGATTTCGGTTATCGCGCCACCCATGTAACCACCGTGGCCGGGCGGGCCATCCTGCGCGCGTTCTATGCGGGGCAAGAGAAGTACAGCTACTTCTTCGCCTGCTCCACCGGCGGTCGGCAAGGCATGGTAGAGGCGCAGCGCTTCCCCCAGGACTTCGATGGCATCGTGGCGATTGCGCCCGCCAGCATGGGACCGTTCGGGCCGCGCCGTGATCCGTCGCAAGTCGATCCTGCCATCTTCAATTTCGATGCTGCCGGGAATGCGATCCTGCCGAACCGCAAGGCATTGCTGGTGCATCGCGCGGTCGTGGCGCAGTGCGACATGAACGATGGCGTGAAGGACGAACTGATCGGCGATCCGCGCAAGTGCGGCTTCGATCCGGCCAGTTTGCAGTGCAAATCGGGCAATGGTCCCGATTGCCTCAGCGCCGAACAGGTCGATGTCGTGCGCAAGATCAACAAGGGGCGCGGGGCGCAGTACGGGTCTGAATTCAACTGGATCAACAACTACCTGCAGCCCGCCCGCCTGGCCGGTGAACAGACCGTGCCCGAAAAGCTGCAAGGGCGCGGTGATCCGATCGTGGTGGATACGCTCAACAGCCCGGCCAACCCGGACCTGCGCCCGTTCCGTGATCGCGGCGGCAAACTAATCATGGTGCACGGCTGGGATGACCAGTCGGTTCCGCCGCTGCCTTCGATCGATTACTATGAAACGATGACCCGGACGATGGGCGGTCCGGCACCGACCGGTGCCTTTGCCCGGTTGTTCATGGTGCCCGGCATGGATCATTGCAGCGGCGGCGCCGGTGCCTATGCGATCAATTACATGGCCGCGCTGACCGAATGGGTCGAAAACGGCAAGGCCCCGGACAAGCTGGTCGGTTATCACCCAAAGCCTGAGACCAGCCTTGATTTCTTCAGTGTCGATCTGCCGCGCCTGAAGCCGTCCGACTTCGCCTTTTCGCGACCGCACTTCGCCTATCCGGCCACGGCACGGTATTCGGGCAAGGGCGATCCCACCAAAGCCGAAAACTTTGTCGCCGTGAAGCAAGGTGCGAAATGA
- a CDS encoding TonB-dependent receptor, translating into MDYTAANRGNFRIRAIVSSSLLALAAFAAPAHAQTEPAPVEAEAEEGNAIVVTARRKEEVLQEVPLSINALSAAKLQESGVRNARDIGYLTPGVIINSAGAEFSTQPIIRGVVGLGGSSGVVSFLDAVPLPTASSINVSMLDIARVEIVKGPVAALYGQNAYAGVINYVTQVPGSDFGGKFEASAANGDYYHAKGLIVLPVVQDLLSISIAGNYENFGGIYKDALNGNKTGGYEKRDVRVSAHFTPTDRLTIDGSFYFGRDQFDVTPLVYADNNCGSRIASGVTAGQFTVYCGPIKFNPVEVANPPASSEISGNDRTVYFGNIRAKYELGYGDIGLLIGYQDSVERRFNDFTGTRNGIDFLLNNGSVAKMLEYFGSDGNTKGWNAELRFNSPSDKPFRYSIGGYYSKDDGLTSTIISLDGTSLPAGLVPASALTRDYTTYDGNPSTTRTTINETDNESYSGFVSADLDVFEGMTLSGEYRRSHYVTVTDQVRSTTFPNTVRPLGAPFKFSYDTDAYRFSAKYKILENIMTYASFGQGVKPGGANTRASIAAERTFGSETNRSYELGVKTTFMNNRIQINGALFRVDSSDYQILGPSDDPNNTGLVTKNFGGARSQGAEFELNFAPVRGFSLSLGVAYTDPKFSEGTLDFSTGALCLAVAQCDKSKVVTVPQASGGHTYR; encoded by the coding sequence ATGGATTACACTGCTGCAAATCGAGGAAATTTCAGGATCAGGGCGATTGTCTCGTCTTCGCTGCTTGCCCTTGCGGCGTTTGCGGCACCGGCCCATGCGCAGACCGAGCCGGCGCCTGTCGAAGCTGAGGCCGAAGAGGGCAACGCGATTGTCGTGACGGCCCGTCGCAAGGAAGAAGTGCTTCAGGAAGTTCCGCTGTCCATTAACGCGCTGTCGGCCGCGAAACTGCAGGAATCGGGCGTTCGCAACGCGCGTGACATCGGCTATCTTACCCCCGGCGTCATCATCAACTCGGCCGGTGCGGAATTCTCGACCCAGCCGATCATTCGCGGCGTTGTCGGCCTTGGTGGAAGTTCCGGGGTTGTCTCGTTCCTCGATGCGGTGCCGCTGCCAACCGCCAGTTCGATCAACGTCTCGATGCTCGACATCGCGCGGGTCGAAATCGTCAAAGGCCCTGTCGCTGCGCTTTATGGCCAGAACGCCTATGCAGGCGTCATCAATTATGTGACGCAGGTTCCGGGCAGCGATTTCGGGGGCAAGTTCGAAGCGTCAGCCGCCAATGGCGATTACTATCATGCCAAGGGCCTGATCGTGCTGCCGGTCGTTCAGGATCTCCTGTCGATCAGCATTGCCGGCAATTACGAGAATTTCGGCGGCATCTACAAGGATGCGCTCAACGGCAACAAGACCGGCGGCTATGAAAAGCGCGATGTGCGCGTTTCGGCGCACTTCACGCCGACCGACCGCCTGACCATCGATGGCAGCTTTTATTTCGGGCGTGACCAGTTCGATGTCACGCCGCTGGTCTATGCCGATAACAACTGCGGATCGCGGATCGCGTCCGGGGTGACGGCTGGCCAGTTCACCGTCTATTGCGGGCCGATCAAGTTCAACCCGGTCGAGGTTGCCAATCCGCCTGCCTCTTCGGAAATTTCCGGCAATGACCGCACGGTCTATTTCGGCAATATCCGCGCCAAGTATGAACTGGGGTATGGCGATATCGGCCTGCTGATCGGTTATCAGGATTCGGTCGAGCGCCGGTTCAACGATTTTACCGGGACGCGCAACGGCATCGATTTCCTGCTGAACAACGGCAGTGTTGCCAAGATGCTGGAATACTTCGGATCCGATGGCAATACCAAGGGCTGGAACGCGGAACTGCGCTTCAATTCGCCGTCCGACAAGCCATTCCGCTATTCAATTGGGGGGTACTATTCGAAGGATGATGGTCTTACCTCGACCATCATCAGCCTTGATGGCACCAGCCTTCCGGCTGGCCTGGTGCCAGCCTCTGCGCTGACCCGTGATTACACGACCTATGATGGCAATCCCAGTACCACCCGAACGACGATCAACGAGACCGACAACGAAAGCTATTCGGGCTTTGTTAGCGCCGATCTGGACGTGTTCGAGGGCATGACGCTTTCAGGCGAGTATCGCCGGTCGCACTATGTCACGGTTACCGATCAGGTGCGCAGCACGACCTTTCCCAACACGGTTCGCCCGCTCGGCGCGCCTTTCAAATTCAGCTACGATACCGACGCCTATCGGTTTTCGGCCAAGTACAAAATCCTTGAAAACATCATGACCTATGCCAGCTTCGGCCAGGGGGTGAAGCCGGGCGGGGCCAATACCCGCGCGTCTATTGCTGCGGAGCGGACGTTCGGGTCTGAAACGAACCGTTCGTATGAACTGGGCGTCAAGACCACCTTCATGAACAATCGCATCCAGATCAACGGTGCGTTGTTCCGGGTGGATTCAAGCGACTATCAGATTCTCGGACCTTCGGACGATCCGAACAACACCGGCCTTGTCACCAAGAACTTCGGTGGTGCCCGCAGTCAGGGCGCCGAGTTCGAACTGAACTTCGCGCCTGTGCGCGGCTTCAGCCTCAGCCTCGGCGTGGCTTACACCGATCCCAAGTTCAGTGAAGGCACACTGGACTTTTCGACCGGCGCGTTGTGCCTTGCGGTCGCCCAGTGCGACAAGAGCAAGGTCGTGACCGTGCCGCAGGCATCGGGGGGGCACACGTACCGCTAA
- a CDS encoding TonB-dependent receptor → MRQEQGRDRAAGIGGAHVPLNLAGNQVPRTSKLAGNLGVAFDGDLSDTLGWFARADSRFESKQYVLPDNLATTAERVVVNLRAGVKTDRYRFTAFVDNLTNNQTPENVLKLTRLNDFQGNLSGYLPLPRMYGVTVAADF, encoded by the coding sequence GTGCGACAAGAGCAAGGTCGTGACCGTGCCGCAGGCATCGGGGGGGCACACGTACCGCTAAACCTGGCCGGCAATCAGGTTCCGCGCACCAGCAAGCTGGCGGGCAACCTTGGTGTCGCGTTCGATGGCGATCTCAGCGATACGCTGGGCTGGTTCGCACGGGCCGACAGCCGGTTCGAGAGCAAGCAATACGTGCTGCCCGACAACCTTGCCACGACGGCTGAACGCGTTGTCGTCAACCTTCGCGCCGGCGTGAAGACCGATCGTTACCGGTTTACCGCCTTTGTCGATAACCTGACCAACAACCAGACCCCTGAAAACGTATTGAAGCTGACACGCCTCAACGATTTCCAGGGCAATCTGTCGGGCTATCTGCCGCTGCCGCGCATGTATGGCGTGACGGTTGCCGCCGACTTCTGA
- a CDS encoding glutathione S-transferase family protein, which produces MTTTPYVMYNFPGCPFSERVEILLDLKGLRHLYADHPLDLSQPRPQWLLDKTGGSAQLPALDTPQGVLRESEVIMRYLDATHGEVPIARADPYEHAIECLFAALSGALSVAGYTLLKSQDPARRDELVAALDQRFAALDAYLLRNAAGADFLFDRFGWAEAMMVPTLKRLWCAEYYEGYAIPQSFARLHRWRDAALAHPAAQLHSREEIVKLYFDYSRNAGSGALVAGRTVSSFALEPHWSTRPWPPHDKRAIASDSDLGLLP; this is translated from the coding sequence ATGACGACGACGCCTTATGTGATGTACAATTTCCCCGGCTGCCCGTTTTCGGAACGGGTAGAGATACTGCTCGATCTCAAGGGGTTGCGGCATCTCTATGCCGATCATCCGCTGGACCTGTCACAACCGCGCCCGCAATGGCTGCTCGACAAGACCGGCGGATCGGCCCAGCTTCCGGCGCTGGATACCCCGCAGGGCGTTTTGCGCGAAAGCGAAGTCATCATGCGCTATCTCGACGCAACGCATGGCGAGGTGCCGATCGCGCGGGCAGATCCTTATGAACACGCCATCGAATGCCTGTTCGCCGCGCTTTCCGGCGCACTCAGCGTGGCGGGCTATACCCTGCTCAAATCGCAGGATCCGGCCAGGCGCGATGAACTTGTCGCCGCACTCGACCAACGCTTCGCCGCGCTGGATGCCTACCTGCTCCGCAATGCAGCAGGTGCAGACTTTCTGTTCGACCGGTTCGGCTGGGCCGAAGCCATGATGGTGCCGACGCTCAAACGGCTGTGGTGCGCCGAATACTATGAGGGCTACGCAATCCCGCAAAGCTTCGCCCGCCTTCACCGCTGGCGGGATGCGGCTCTCGCCCACCCCGCCGCGCAATTGCACAGCCGCGAAGAGATCGTGAAGCTCTACTTCGATTACAGCCGGAATGCCGGCAGCGGAGCGCTGGTCGCAGGCCGGACCGTATCCAGCTTTGCCCTGGAACCGCACTGGAGCACGCGCCCCTGGCCACCGCACGACAAGCGCGCCATCGCCAGCGACAGCGATCTGGGGCTTCTACCCTAG
- a CDS encoding alpha/beta fold hydrolase has translation MTGQQDHFIPGPNGRLSIRTKGLAGKPQHVVLLVHASNITGQLAFDFQWDEKPGYSLMDAIVAEGMGAVTLSLSGYGLSDAPADPLAYDTEAAIRDLDAIAAWLADQGVPRFHLVGWSWGGRIAGQYAARHSQQVERLVLMDPALGGNAPVLPAPGPDEAWWINRTADYMVRLEPEYTEPAMHRAFAEAVEQVSPRAPNGVRRENALGTIALEPDTLTMPTMLIYGHAAARAPYMRGKYTRQDFFEALPCEDKQFVIIPRSSDYGHLQGTRHLFQRAITSFLQLADAFIPVIPR, from the coding sequence ATGACCGGCCAGCAGGACCATTTCATCCCCGGTCCCAACGGGCGCCTGTCGATCAGGACCAAGGGGCTTGCCGGCAAGCCGCAGCATGTCGTGCTGCTGGTTCACGCATCGAACATCACCGGGCAGCTGGCCTTCGATTTTCAGTGGGACGAAAAGCCCGGCTATTCGCTGATGGACGCCATCGTGGCCGAGGGCATGGGTGCGGTCACCCTTTCGCTCAGTGGCTATGGCCTGTCCGATGCCCCCGCCGATCCGCTGGCCTACGATACCGAAGCCGCGATCCGGGATCTGGACGCAATCGCCGCATGGCTGGCCGATCAGGGTGTGCCACGCTTCCATCTGGTCGGCTGGTCATGGGGCGGCCGCATCGCCGGACAATATGCAGCGCGCCATTCGCAGCAGGTCGAACGGCTGGTGCTGATGGACCCCGCGCTGGGCGGCAATGCCCCGGTACTGCCCGCGCCCGGACCGGATGAAGCCTGGTGGATCAACCGCACGGCCGATTACATGGTCCGGCTGGAACCTGAATATACCGAACCGGCCATGCACCGCGCCTTTGCCGAAGCGGTGGAGCAGGTTTCCCCCCGCGCACCCAACGGTGTGCGCCGTGAAAATGCGCTGGGCACCATCGCGCTGGAACCCGATACCCTGACGATGCCGACCATGCTGATCTACGGCCACGCTGCGGCCCGCGCGCCCTATATGCGCGGAAAATACACGCGACAGGACTTTTTCGAAGCCCTGCCGTGCGAGGACAAGCAGTTCGTCATCATCCCGCGCTCCAGCGATTATGGACACCTGCAAGGCACCCGGCACCTGTTCCAGCGAGCGATAACGTCGTTCCTCCAGCTTGCAGACGCCTTCATCCCGGTCATCCCTCGCTGA
- a CDS encoding alpha/beta fold hydrolase, with protein MPTITIPGGETIWYKKTGTGKPVLQIHGSAFGHHNFARMTPLMAESFEVIDFDLPGYGESTGSLREGGMAGIAEIVYEFIVALGYDKVSLHGTSFGAMIGVNLAARHPEVIDRLVFSCFVAKYDLAARMMRKTWKQAARDSGMTAVTDLTSVAGFARGYYERPEAQAQFDEMYEAFSATEPEAFIKGTETIEATDLSPLLPRLTMPTLLLGGAEDNMTPFRTAPSGVGFSQIATILPNCEMHILEDCGHYLVIEQPAEAARLATEFLLRA; from the coding sequence ATGCCGACCATTACCATCCCCGGTGGCGAAACCATCTGGTACAAGAAGACCGGCACCGGCAAGCCTGTGCTGCAAATTCACGGTTCGGCCTTTGGTCACCACAACTTTGCCCGGATGACACCGCTGATGGCCGAATCCTTCGAAGTGATCGACTTCGATCTGCCCGGATATGGCGAAAGCACCGGTTCACTGCGCGAAGGCGGCATGGCCGGGATTGCCGAAATCGTCTACGAATTCATCGTGGCGCTGGGGTATGACAAAGTCAGCCTGCATGGGACTTCGTTCGGCGCGATGATCGGGGTAAACCTTGCCGCACGTCACCCGGAAGTAATCGACCGCCTGGTGTTCAGCTGCTTCGTCGCCAAATACGATCTGGCCGCGCGGATGATGCGCAAGACGTGGAAACAGGCCGCGCGCGACAGCGGGATGACAGCGGTGACCGATCTGACATCGGTCGCAGGCTTTGCACGCGGTTATTACGAACGCCCCGAAGCGCAGGCGCAGTTCGACGAGATGTACGAGGCATTTTCGGCAACCGAACCCGAAGCCTTCATCAAGGGCACCGAAACCATCGAAGCCACCGATCTCAGCCCGCTGCTGCCCCGCCTGACGATGCCCACGCTGCTGCTGGGCGGCGCGGAAGACAACATGACTCCGTTCAGGACCGCGCCAAGCGGCGTCGGCTTTTCGCAGATCGCAACCATCCTGCCCAATTGCGAAATGCATATACTGGAGGATTGCGGGCACTATCTGGTGATCGAGCAGCCCGCCGAAGCCGCGCGGCTCGCCACGGAATTCCTGTTGCGCGCATGA